The segment GGCCGCCACCCGCTCTGGAGCATGTACACGACCGCCTGCGTCCGGTTGCGCGTGCCGGTCTTGCGGAAGATCGACCGTATGTGACTCTTGACGGTCGTCGGGCTGAGGTACATCCGGCGGGCGATCTCCTGGTCGGTCGCGC is part of the Armatimonadota bacterium genome and harbors:
- a CDS encoding LuxR C-terminal-related transcriptional regulator; this translates as ATDQEIARRMYLSPTTVKSHIRSIFRKTGTRNRTQAVVYMLQSGWRPRPRGSFGHGQPTGGARPDEGDGER